Genomic DNA from Brenneria izadpanahii:
GCCGCCCAGATGGAAGCTGGAGTCGTTATAGGCGTCCGGCATGGCGTCGGGCTCAATGTACTTGTAGCCCGCGAAGACGTTCCAGTCGCCCTGCCGCTCCATCTCCAGCGAGCGTCCTAACATCGCCTGCAGCATCCAGGCGTTCGGGCCGCTGTCGATATTGCCTTCGCCGTCCAGAAAAACATCCGCGATCTGCCCTTGAGAACGGCGCTCCATCTTGCCCTCGTCGTAAGCCAGGTTGCGCACGTAGTTGCCCTGCAGGCGCAGCTTCATGTTGTTGAAGGTTTCGGTATCCCACACCAGGTTGACGTCCAGCAGATTGAATTCAGACGCCAGCCCGAAATATTGCGGCTCTGCGGTACTGGCCGGATTGGCGGGGTTCCGCACAATATTGCGCAACATAAATAGGGTGTTGCCCCTCTGCATAAATTTCGGGCGCGACCAGTCGCTGCTGCACGCCGGGTCGCCTTCATAAAGGCTGCACGGCGCGGAGCGCACGCCGGAAATATTGTCGAAATAGTAATAAGCCAGCGCGCCTTTTAAGCGGTTGCGTTCGTCGATTCGCCACTCCGCGCCCACCTGACCGCCGTACAGCCACTTATCTTCGCTCTTGCCCTTTTCCCAACTGTTGGCGGGCCAGGAATCGGAGCCGTATTCCAGCGGGAAGGCGCCCAGTGTGCCGAACAGGGAAAGCGGTTCGGATAGCTTGATATCGCCTGCGCTGAACGAGAGGCCGTCCAGGTTCAGATCGTTCGACCAGAGCAGATCGGTGGTCATAAACGGGTTGGCGCCGCGGCCGAAATCCATGCCGTAGCCCTGCGGCGAGCGCCAGCGGATCCAGGCCCGATCTAGCCAGATGTTCTTCTTGCCGTCGTTGTTGCCCAGCGTCTGGGTGGTGGTGACCGGGCTATCGTCGCTGCCCGTCGCCACGCTTACGCCGCTGGACCACTCATCCGCCAGTTGCGCCTCGACGCCGAGCCGGGCGCGGATACGGAAGCGGTTCTCGCGATCCTGGCGGGTATTCAGCAGCGGCGGCAGTTGCCCGTTATTGGAATTGAGATTGACGTCATAAGGACCGTTTTCATTCAACGCATGGAAATCAATAATCGTGTTGTCGTTGGTATCGGAATAGAAACGGGACTCATAGCGCGAGCGCACGTCGCCGCTAACCTTGATGCGCGACGCCCAGTCGGGAAAGGTGTTGGGCGCGGCCCAATTCTCCGCTTTCGCCTGGGCGATCACCTCCTGTTTGACCTCGTCGCGA
This window encodes:
- a CDS encoding putative porin; amino-acid sequence: MKKRSPGRLAVAMTAALALSSGQALAAPSENATVNLINLLVQQGVLKRDQAEALIAQAQAEAQQAVEQRQAAAQSSPATQPGDVRVPYVPETVRDQIRDEVKQEVIAQAKAENWAAPNTFPDWASRIKVSGDVRSRYESRFYSDTNDNTIIDFHALNENGPYDVNLNSNNGQLPPLLNTRQDRENRFRIRARLGVEAQLADEWSSGVSVATGSDDSPVTTTQTLGNNDGKKNIWLDRAWIRWRSPQGYGMDFGRGANPFMTTDLLWSNDLNLDGLSFSAGDIKLSEPLSLFGTLGAFPLEYGSDSWPANSWEKGKSEDKWLYGGQVGAEWRIDERNRLKGALAYYYFDNISGVRSAPCSLYEGDPACSSDWSRPKFMQRGNTLFMLRNIVRNPANPASTAEPQYFGLASEFNLLDVNLVWDTETFNNMKLRLQGNYVRNLAYDEGKMERRSQGQIADVFLDGEGNIDSGPNAWMLQAMLGRSLEMERQGDWNVFAGYKYIEPDAMPDAYNDSSFHLGGTNARGYFLGASYALADSVALQGRWSSSKEVSGQPLSIDVFQLDLNARF